The Rhodospirillaceae bacterium genome segment ACGTCGGGCGGCGACGTCAGGTCCTTTCCCTCGATCCCGAAGAACCGCATGTCCGATCTTGCCGACGACATAGGCACGCCGGAGCGCTGCCGGAAGCCGGTGATCGCCGCGCTGGAGAAATATTGCTTCGGGGTCGGGTTCGAGTTGGCGCTTGCCTGCGATTTCCGGCTCGCCACGAAGGACTGCCTGGTCGGTCTGCCCGAAAGTTCCATCGGCCAGATGCCGGGTTCCGGGGGCAGCGTGCGGGTAGCGCGCATCGCGGGCCTCACCCGCGCCATGGACATGGTAATGCTCGGCAAACGGATTCCTGCGGAGCAGGCCCTGGACTGGGGCCTTCTCACCGCAACCGCCGAGGATGCGGACGGGCTGACCGCGCTGGTGCACGATTATGCGGCGCGGCTCAACGCGCTCG includes the following:
- a CDS encoding enoyl-CoA hydratase/isomerase family protein; its protein translation is MERDYAERRAERLRDLDGVRAEIDVDKRIGHVILDRPPLNIVSYRARGQIRALLEEMDEDDDIGVICIRGAGGVFTSGGDVRSFPSIPKNRMSDLADDIGTPERCRKPVIAALEKYCFGVGFELALACDFRLATKDCLVGLPESSIGQMPGSGGSVRVARIAGLTRAMDMVMLGKRIPAEQALDWGLLTATAEDADGLTALVHDYAARLNALAPISMQSLKRVLNSAYDTSLRVALDVEGHSYEKIRTTEDYSEGIAAFAERRKPVYRGR